CGGAGCCTCGTTGCTAACAGTTGGGAAATAGAAGTAGTTCGTGCCATTCCCCGTACCCTCACCCGCATAGTAAGCAGCCTTGATCCACTCATCCTGGGAAGGGAAAAACAGACCATCGACATTCTGACGAGATAAAAATGCATAATTTGAATCGCTTAAATTATAGGAACCATTATCAATCGTCTCAGAAAATTTATAATAACGATCTGTCACATCAACATCAAATCCGAGAGGACTCTTTCGCTTGAATTGCTTCTGTCCAACAGCCCCACCATTAACAAGGGAATTAATAAAGTACGCGAATTGAAATCCGTTGATCATCATCACTGGCTTTTCCGCCCAAACCGGATCAGCCACGGCATAGTGCCCACCATCATTGGCGTGGTCAACGTATAAAATTTGGCCCTGAAAATGATTCACTAAAGGGTTATTTTTTTCATTCCAAAGTGAAACCTTGGTCCACGGCTGCTTTGGATTCTCACCCTCAGGATCAACAGCATTTAGAAATGCACAATACTGAGCTGCGGTAATTTCAAACTGGCCAATATCATATTCATAGGGAACACCTCCAACGACCTGGTAGTTAAAGAGAAGTTCCGACGTTGTATCAATGGCAAGGGGTGCCACTGGCGAATTTATGGGGTCCGCTGGAATGGTTTCTTCTGAAGGAGGAACAAAGCCGCGAATCGCAACCCCTTCATTCCCCGCTTGATCAACGCCCGCAAAACTGAGCTTGATGTCGTAAGTCTTGTTCGCCTGGCTCCTCGAGCGTCGCTTTCTCTGGATGCTCACGAGCACGTTGCATTTTTTCTATTAAACCCTCTCCAAAAAGAAGGCCGCAAAAGCACAGAACTGATTCAGATCGGTGAATAGCAAATCAGCCAAATGCTTGAGCGAAGCAACTGATGGCGCCGAAGGGAATCAATTCACTGGCTCGAGCTTGAGCAACCGAGCCGATAAACCACCGCGATCTACCTCGGCAAGAAGACACAACAACAGCAGAACCCGTGCTTTCTGCGGGTTAAGGCTGCCTGCGGACAGCAGCCCGAGCCGTTCATCATCGGAATGGCTTTGCACGGGGCCAGACCCGCAGCGGTTGGCCCGCAGCATCAGGGGCCGCTTCCCTGACCAAGCCTGAAGAGCAGAACGCTCAGCCGCCGACAGCTGACCCGCACCAGTGCCGGTGAACACCAGGCCCGGAACACGGGCGTTGAGACATGCGGTGAGCAAGAGCGGCTCTGGCTCCACAGAGCCGTAAACGATCGGCACCTGCGGCCATTGCTCGGGTAACGCGAGCCCTGCGAAGGGCACCTGCCAAGATCCGCTCGCCATTGGCAGATGAACGCCAAAGTCGTCCACTCGGCCCAAGGGCCCGCTGCCGGGACTCGCAAAGGCACCGACCCCCTGGGTTGCAGCCTTGGTGACGCGCTGGGCTCCATGGATCTGGCCATCCATCACCACCAACACGCCATAGCCGCGGGCTACTGGGCTCAAGGCCACTTGCACGGCCTGCAACAGATTCAACGGCCCATCGGCACTGAGAGCGGTGGCCGGCCGCATCGCTCCCACCAGCACAACGGGGCGGGGATCGTCGATCAACAGCTGCAGCAACCAAGCGGTTTCCTCCAGCGTGTTCGTGCCATGGGTGATCACCATCCCGACCAACTCGGGGTCTGCTGCAAAGGCATCCCGAATGCGCGCCACCAGCGCGCGCCAGTGCTCAAACAGCAGGTCGGCGCTGTCGACATTGGCGACCTGCTCCACCGTGATCGTCGCCAGGTCCTGCAGCTGCGGCACCGCTGCAAGCAGGGCGTCACCCCCGAGCACGCCAGCGGTGTAATCATTCAGCGTTGCACTGTCGTCTGCACAGCCGGCGATGGTGCCGCCGGTGGCCAGCAGCAGCAAGCGGTTCATTGCTCCAGGAGGAGGAACGCCTCCATGAAGCGCTGCATCTGGCTGGTGGTGCCGATGCTTACCCGAAAACATCCATCAATCAAGGGCTTACCCGCCATCGAGCGCACCAAGATGCCCGCCTCGCGCAACGCCGCATCCACCTCAGCCACCGGGCGTTGAGGCCAGATCAGCAGATAGTTGCCGCCATCGCAGTGGTGGCGCACCCCCGCGTCCCGCAGCGCCTGCAGGGTCCAATCACGAGCCCGCAGCACTTCAGCCACATAAGCATCCACATACGACTGATCAGCCAAGGCAGCAAACGCCGCGGCCACGGCAACGCTGTTGACGTCGTAGGGCCCCGTGACGCGGCTCACCCGATCGACCACATCGGCGTGGCCGATGGCAAAGCCAATACGCAAACCCGCCAAACCGGCCGTTTTGGCCAGGGACCGAAACACCAGCAGGTTTGGTGTGGCCGTGAAATCAGCGCTCGGCAACACGCTGTCTCCGGTGAAGGCCTCGTAGAGCTCGTCCACCACCACCAGGGTTCCCGGCGCTGAGGCCGCCAAGGCGATCACCTCGTCTGCCGCCAAACGCGTACCGGTGGGGTTGTTGGGATTGCAGATCAACAGCAACCGGGGCGAGTGGGCCGCCAACGCCTCCTGAATAGCCGCCAGGGGAAAGTCGAACGTCTCACCTTGATAAGGAATCGCCTCGATCGTCATGCCCTGCATCCCGGCACAGGGGCTGTAATAACCAAAGGTGGGCGCTGTGGTTAGCAACGTCTCACCGGCATCGCCATAGGCCTGGAACACCGCATGGATGGCGGCATCAACGCCGTTGAACAGGCCAATCTGATCAGGATTCAATCCCGGCCTACAGCCGGTTTCCACCAGGTTCTGGATCAACGCTTCCCGCAGGCCGTCGTACTCCGGATAAACGGCAATCTCCTCGGTGCTGAAGTTGCGCAATGCTTGGGCCACCAGGGGGCTGGGGCCGATCGTGTTCTCGTTGAAATCCAGCCGTAGAAGTTGCCGCCGCCCTTCCAACGGAGCGCTGTAAGCCCGCAGCTGCTCGACAGCCGCACGAGCTGGAGGCGGAGCAGAGCTGTTGGGGTTCACAAGTCCTTGGCTTTCGGATCAAAGTCTGGCAGGACTGTCTTGAAAAGGCCGAGTTGCCACTTGGACAGCAACTGAGGCTGCTCCGACAGGCCTTGCATCACATTCGCTCCAAGGTTGGAATCCCCAAAAGAGCCAAACCACAACGCAACGTATCTGCCGTATGTCGGCAGAGGGCCAAGCGAGATGACAACGCTTCTGGTTCCGCTTTGAGCACAGGAACCTGGTCGTAGAAACGGTTGAACACCTGACTGAGTTCAAATAAGTAGCTGCAGAGGCGATTGGGTAAGAGCTCGTCTTCCACCTCGACAATCACCCGATCAAATTTGAGTAGCTCCCGCACCAAAGCCCACTCTTGGGGTTCGCTGAACTGCAAGGCAGCATTGGACACGCCGAGATCTCCGCCCTTGCGAGCAATACCAGCAATACGGACGACGGCGTACAACAAGTAAGGCGCCGTGTTGCCCTGCAGGGCCAGCATTCGATCGAAGGAAAATTGATAGTTGGTCAGACGGTTTTGGCTGAGGTCGGCGTACTTGACAGCCGCCAGGCCAACGGTGGTGGCCACATGGGAGATGAACGCATCGGACTCCGTGCGCTCCTCCTCCTGCAGGCGAGACCGCAGATCCTGTTCCGACCGCTCCACCGCCTCATCCAATAGATCGCGAAGCCGCACGGTGTCGCCGGCGCGGGTCTTGAGCTTTTTGCCATCTTCCCCTTGGACCAGCCCAAAGGGCACATGCTCAAGACGGGCCCCGTCGGGAATCCAGCCCGCCCGTTCAGCCACCTGAAACACCCCAGCAAAGTGGTTGGCCTGGCCTGCATCGGTTACATAGATCACCCGTTGCGCCGCATCCCCAGTTGGCGGGGATGCAAACCGAAAACGAATGGCAGCGAGATCCGTGGTGGCGTAATTAAAACCACCATCACGCTTCTGCACAATCACAGGCAACGGATTGCCGTCTTTGCCGGTCACGCCCTCAAGGAATACGCACTGGGCGCCGTCGTCGGTCACCAGCAAGTCGACCGCTTTCAGCCCGTCCAGCACCGCAGGCAAATAGGGGTTGTAGAACGATTCGCCTCGCTCAGTCAGGCGAATATCAAGCCGGTCGTACAGCTTCTGAAACTCACGACGGGATTGGTCGCACAGCAGGCCCCATGCCTTGAGCGACACCGGATCCCCACCCTGCAACTTCACCACCTCATCGCGGGAGGTGGCCTGAAAATCATCGTCATCATCAAAGCGTTTTTTCGCTTCTCGATAAAACGCGACAAGGTCTCCTAAATCCACCGCATCGGCGGTGTCCAAGGTTTCTGGTGCCACCTGCTTGAGGTGCGTAATCAGCATCCCGAACTGAGTGCCCCAGTCCCCCACGTGATTCAGCCGCAGCACGGAATGACCGCGAAACTCCAGTACCCGCGCCAAGGAGTCGCCAATGATCGTGGAGCGCAAGTGCCCCACATGCATCTCCTTGGCAATATTGGGGCTCGAAAAATCCACCACAACCGGCGCCACGTCTTCGACAACGGGAACCCCAAGACGATCGGTCCCTAAGCGTGCGGCAAGTTCCTCCGCCAGCCGCTCCGGGCGGATGGTGAGGTTAATAAAGCCTGGACCTGCGATTTGAGGCGCCAAACAAAGCGCATTGAACGCCTCATCGCCGCTGAGCTGGTCAACAATCGCCGTCGCAATTTGACGCGGCGGCTGCTTCAAAGGTTTGGCCAACGGAAGCGCACCGTTGGCCTGAAAATCGCCAAACTCCGGTTTGCTCGCCGCTGCGAGTTGCGGATCCAACGTGGCCTCCGCATCCGGAAACGCCCGTTGCATCGCTGCCCGCAGCTGGGCGTCCAAGGTCTGGGACAGGCTGAGCATGTTCAGTGCAGGGCCGGAAGGATCCGGCTCTGATCATCCCCTGCCGTCGATCGCCATCCACTTATCACCGGCTGTTTCAACTGAAGCGCATGCTCAGATCCAGCCAGCGACTGCGGGTCATCGGGGCACTGGTCGAGATTAGGTCGATCCCAGTGGTTGCATAGGCACTGAGTTGTTCGGGCTGCACTCCGGACGCCTCCAGCACAACACCACCAGGAGCCAGCTGGCGCAAGCGCGGCACCAACGCCTGCAGTTGCTCGGGGCTGAACTCATCCAGCAACACCCCATCGGCCCCTGCTTGCACCGCTTCACAGGCCTGATCACCGGTTTCCGCCTCCACAATCACGCGGCATGGCCAGGGGGCCTGATGACGAACCACGTCGATGGCTGCGGTGATGCCCCCAGCCCAGGCCAGGTGGTTTTCTTTGAGCATCGCCGCATCATCCAAGCCCATGCGGTGGTTGATGCCACCACCACAACGCACGGCATATTTTTCGAATAAGCGCAGCCCTGGTGTGGTCTTTCGCGTATCGGCCAATCGAACCCCAGTGCCGTCCAACTGCGCCACCAACTCGCCGGTCGCCGTTGCGATCCCAGAAAGGCGCATCGCCAGGTTGAGGGCTGTGCGCTCCCCGGCCACAAGCGCTGTGGCTGGGCCCTCAAGCTCCAGCAGGCGCTGCCCTGACTGCACGGGCTCCCCGTCGGCCACCAGCAACTGAACCTTGCAGGCGGGATCTAAGCGTTCGAACAACGTCTGCACTAACGGACCACCACAGAAGCGGCCCGACTGTTTCGCCAGCCAATGCGCCGCCGCGTGCTGCCCCTGCAGAGCAATGGCTGTTAGATCGCCGCGGCCGATGTCCTCATCCAACCAACGATCCAAAGCACGGCTGATTGCCGGGGCCTGCCAGTCCACAGCTCAACACGTCGGGCCCTTGAGCCTATTTCCCGATACAAAAACGGGAGAAAACACGCTCTAAAACAGCCTCCGTGAGCTCTTCTCCCGTGATTTCACCAAGGCCACGGATCGCCTCCCGCAGATCAATGGTCCAGAAATCCCAAGGCAATTGCTGCTGCGCCACCTCGTGACTGCGCTCCAATGCCGCTGCAGCCACGGAAGCTAAATCGCGCTGGCGGGTATTCAACGACAGCACAATTCCAGCCGCATCCCCTGCACCACAACGCTCGAGCAACACCTGCACGAAGGCGTCTTCGCCCGCTCCATTGAGGGCTGAGAACTGCACATCCACCAGCCCCGGCAACGGCGGACCGTCGAGATCAGATTTATTCGCAACAACAACGCGGGGAACATCGTTGGGAATACGGGCCAACAACTGGGCGTCGGTCTCGGTCCAGCCGGCGTGACCATCCACGATCAGCACCACGACATCAGCCGAGATCAACGCTTCCTCACTGCGCGCGATCCCGAGCTGTTCCACGGCATCATTCGTTGCACGAATCCCAGCCGTATCCATCAGCGTGATCGGCACCCCATCCAGCACGATTTCACTCTCCAACAAATCGCGCGTGGTGCCTGGCAGTTCGGTCACGATCGCCCGCTCCCGACGG
The DNA window shown above is from Synechococcus sp. CC9902 and carries:
- the nadC gene encoding carboxylating nicotinate-nucleotide diphosphorylase, encoding MDWQAPAISRALDRWLDEDIGRGDLTAIALQGQHAAAHWLAKQSGRFCGGPLVQTLFERLDPACKVQLLVADGEPVQSGQRLLELEGPATALVAGERTALNLAMRLSGIATATGELVAQLDGTGVRLADTRKTTPGLRLFEKYAVRCGGGINHRMGLDDAAMLKENHLAWAGGITAAIDVVRHQAPWPCRVIVEAETGDQACEAVQAGADGVLLDEFSPEQLQALVPRLRQLAPGGVVLEASGVQPEQLSAYATTGIDLISTSAPMTRSRWLDLSMRFS
- a CDS encoding asparaginase; this encodes MNRLLLLATGGTIAGCADDSATLNDYTAGVLGGDALLAAVPQLQDLATITVEQVANVDSADLLFEHWRALVARIRDAFAADPELVGMVITHGTNTLEETAWLLQLLIDDPRPVVLVGAMRPATALSADGPLNLLQAVQVALSPVARGYGVLVVMDGQIHGAQRVTKAATQGVGAFASPGSGPLGRVDDFGVHLPMASGSWQVPFAGLALPEQWPQVPIVYGSVEPEPLLLTACLNARVPGLVFTGTGAGQLSAAERSALQAWSGKRPLMLRANRCGSGPVQSHSDDERLGLLSAGSLNPQKARVLLLLCLLAEVDRGGLSARLLKLEPVN
- the argS gene encoding arginine--tRNA ligase, translated to MLSLSQTLDAQLRAAMQRAFPDAEATLDPQLAAASKPEFGDFQANGALPLAKPLKQPPRQIATAIVDQLSGDEAFNALCLAPQIAGPGFINLTIRPERLAEELAARLGTDRLGVPVVEDVAPVVVDFSSPNIAKEMHVGHLRSTIIGDSLARVLEFRGHSVLRLNHVGDWGTQFGMLITHLKQVAPETLDTADAVDLGDLVAFYREAKKRFDDDDDFQATSRDEVVKLQGGDPVSLKAWGLLCDQSRREFQKLYDRLDIRLTERGESFYNPYLPAVLDGLKAVDLLVTDDGAQCVFLEGVTGKDGNPLPVIVQKRDGGFNYATTDLAAIRFRFASPPTGDAAQRVIYVTDAGQANHFAGVFQVAERAGWIPDGARLEHVPFGLVQGEDGKKLKTRAGDTVRLRDLLDEAVERSEQDLRSRLQEEERTESDAFISHVATTVGLAAVKYADLSQNRLTNYQFSFDRMLALQGNTAPYLLYAVVRIAGIARKGGDLGVSNAALQFSEPQEWALVRELLKFDRVIVEVEDELLPNRLCSYLFELSQVFNRFYDQVPVLKAEPEALSSRLALCRHTADTLRCGLALLGIPTLERM
- a CDS encoding pyridoxal phosphate-dependent aminotransferase; this encodes MNPNSSAPPPARAAVEQLRAYSAPLEGRRQLLRLDFNENTIGPSPLVAQALRNFSTEEIAVYPEYDGLREALIQNLVETGCRPGLNPDQIGLFNGVDAAIHAVFQAYGDAGETLLTTAPTFGYYSPCAGMQGMTIEAIPYQGETFDFPLAAIQEALAAHSPRLLLICNPNNPTGTRLAADEVIALAASAPGTLVVVDELYEAFTGDSVLPSADFTATPNLLVFRSLAKTAGLAGLRIGFAIGHADVVDRVSRVTGPYDVNSVAVAAAFAALADQSYVDAYVAEVLRARDWTLQALRDAGVRHHCDGGNYLLIWPQRPVAEVDAALREAGILVRSMAGKPLIDGCFRVSIGTTSQMQRFMEAFLLLEQ